The following are encoded in a window of Aromatoleum petrolei genomic DNA:
- the fmt gene encoding methionyl-tRNA formyltransferase codes for MSAPSLRVAFAGTPEFAAAALEAILAAGFEVPLVLTQPDRPAGRGMKLSASPVKQVALAHGIAVDQPEKLRTEEQRAALAACAPDILVVAAYGLLLPPAVLELPRLGCINIHASLLPRWRGAAPIHRAIEAGDAETGITIMQMDEGLDTGAMLMKRAIAIGPDETTATLHDRLAALGAEMVVEALRALPQGTLRAERQPEAGVTYAAKIGKAEAAIDWRRPAVEIGRAVRAFNPFPGAVGTLREVAVKIWRAEPVAAAGEPGTVLAADESGVLVACGEGALRLVELQKPGSRRMPAGEFLRGFPVSAGERFGSGA; via the coding sequence GTGAGCGCGCCTTCCTTGCGCGTCGCCTTCGCGGGCACGCCGGAGTTCGCCGCCGCGGCGCTGGAGGCGATCCTCGCCGCGGGATTCGAGGTGCCGCTGGTGCTGACCCAGCCGGACCGCCCCGCCGGGCGCGGCATGAAGCTCAGCGCGAGTCCGGTCAAGCAGGTCGCGCTGGCGCACGGCATCGCCGTTGACCAGCCCGAGAAGCTGCGCACCGAGGAGCAGCGCGCGGCGCTCGCCGCCTGCGCGCCGGACATCCTTGTCGTCGCGGCTTACGGCCTGCTGCTGCCGCCGGCGGTGCTGGAGCTGCCGCGCCTGGGCTGCATCAACATCCACGCCTCGCTGCTGCCGCGCTGGCGTGGCGCGGCGCCGATTCACCGCGCGATCGAGGCCGGCGACGCCGAGACCGGCATCACGATCATGCAGATGGACGAGGGGCTCGATACCGGCGCGATGCTGATGAAGCGCGCCATCGCCATCGGCCCCGACGAGACGACCGCGACCCTGCATGACCGCCTCGCCGCGCTGGGGGCGGAGATGGTGGTGGAGGCGCTGCGCGCGCTGCCGCAGGGCACGCTCAGGGCGGAGCGGCAGCCCGAGGCCGGGGTGACCTACGCGGCAAAGATCGGCAAGGCCGAGGCGGCGATCGACTGGCGTCGCCCGGCGGTCGAGATCGGACGCGCGGTGCGGGCCTTCAATCCCTTTCCGGGCGCGGTCGGCACGCTGCGCGAGGTCGCGGTGAAGATCTGGCGTGCGGAGCCCGTCGCCGCAGCCGGCGAGCCGGGCACGGTGCTGGCGGCGGACGAGTCCGGGGTCCTCGTCGCCTGCGGCGAGGGCGCGCTGCGCCTCGTCGAATTGCAGAAGCCGGGCAGCCGGCGCATGCCCGCCGGGGAATTTCTGCGCGGATTCCCGGTCAGTGCAGGCGAACGCTTCGGCAGCGGAGCCTGA
- a CDS encoding DUF494 family protein: protein MFDILVYLFENYVHAAACPEIDQLARKLSAAGFEEDEITEALDWLSGLRSISDASPLATTPAAGAFRVYAAEEELQLSSECRGFLAFLENAGALDAGTREIIIERTLALSGFGVSLARLKVIVLMVLWQRELPLDSLIVDELLGEEADEGGQLLH, encoded by the coding sequence ATGTTCGACATCCTTGTATACCTCTTCGAGAACTACGTTCACGCCGCCGCCTGCCCCGAAATCGACCAGCTCGCCCGCAAGCTTTCGGCGGCCGGTTTCGAGGAGGACGAGATCACCGAAGCCCTCGACTGGCTCTCGGGCCTGCGCAGCATTTCCGACGCCTCGCCGCTCGCGACGACGCCCGCTGCGGGCGCATTCCGCGTGTATGCGGCCGAGGAAGAGCTGCAACTGAGCAGCGAGTGCCGCGGCTTCCTCGCCTTCCTCGAGAATGCCGGCGCGCTGGACGCGGGAACGCGGGAAATCATCATCGAGCGCACGCTGGCGCTGAGCGGATTCGGCGTCAGCCTCGCCCGGCTCAAGGTGATCGTGCTGATGGTACTGTGGCAGCGCGAACTGCCGCTCGACAGCCTGATCGTCGATGAACTGCTCGGGGAAGAAGCCGACGAAGGCGGGCAACTCCTGCACTGA
- a CDS encoding LysM peptidoglycan-binding domain-containing protein encodes MTRIIFPLLFSVATLLGAPALAAPAAIADDAPDSHTVVRGDTLWGISGKFLKEPWRWPEVWRLNRDQIRNPHLIYPGQIIVLDRSGPYLSIGRRIGDQKLQPQAYHEELKDALASIPMQDIEPFLTKPLVVDEARLADAGTVVATETSRVYMGPGDTIFAKNIKEDQKVWQVLRPAKPLTDPVTKEVLGYEAMYLGAARVTENGTPATLEILSAVEEIGTGDRLLVSDKPEIFSNVPHAPENEVAGRLISIYRGVAETGRNHVVTLNVGAREGIERGHVLALHRNRGSVVYKDDDGNKETYNLPEKRYGLLFVFRVFDRVSYALVMETDGQVSVGDSVRKP; translated from the coding sequence ATGACCCGCATTATATTCCCTCTCCTCTTCAGCGTTGCGACCCTTCTCGGCGCCCCCGCGCTCGCGGCACCGGCCGCGATCGCCGACGATGCCCCCGACAGCCACACGGTCGTGCGCGGGGACACGCTGTGGGGAATCTCGGGCAAGTTCCTCAAGGAACCGTGGCGCTGGCCCGAAGTGTGGCGCCTCAACCGCGACCAGATCCGCAACCCGCACCTGATTTACCCCGGCCAGATCATCGTGCTCGACCGCAGCGGCCCCTACCTGTCGATCGGCCGCCGCATCGGCGACCAGAAACTGCAACCGCAGGCCTATCACGAAGAGCTCAAGGACGCCCTGGCCAGCATCCCGATGCAGGACATCGAGCCCTTCCTGACCAAGCCGCTGGTCGTCGACGAGGCACGCCTGGCCGACGCCGGCACCGTGGTGGCGACCGAGACGAGCCGCGTGTACATGGGCCCCGGCGACACCATCTTCGCGAAGAACATCAAGGAAGACCAGAAGGTGTGGCAGGTGCTGCGCCCGGCCAAGCCGCTCACCGACCCGGTCACCAAGGAAGTCCTCGGCTACGAGGCGATGTACCTCGGCGCCGCGCGCGTCACCGAGAACGGCACGCCGGCCACGCTCGAGATCCTCAGCGCGGTCGAGGAAATCGGCACCGGCGACCGCCTGCTCGTCAGCGACAAGCCCGAGATCTTCTCCAACGTGCCGCACGCGCCCGAGAACGAGGTTGCCGGCCGTCTGATCAGCATCTACCGCGGCGTCGCCGAAACCGGCCGCAACCATGTCGTGACGCTCAACGTCGGCGCACGCGAAGGCATCGAGCGCGGCCACGTGCTGGCGCTGCACCGCAACCGCGGCTCGGTCGTCTACAAGGACGACGACGGCAACAAGGAAACCTACAACCTGCCCGAGAAGCGCTACGGCCTCCTGTTCGTGTTCCGTGTCTTCGACCGCGTGTCCTACGCGCTGGTGATGGAGACCGACGGCCAGGTCTCGGTCGGCGACAGCGTACGCAAGCCCTGA
- a CDS encoding NAD(P)/FAD-dependent oxidoreductase: MNAPLVIVGTGFAGYALLRALRQRDRQRAIHMIGADDASAYSKDQLPAGLAHQREADELVIATAEQMAYRFEASITPRRRALAIDLAGRVLRTDNPAQPELPWSQLVLATGAESVRPANVRGSAAAAVLTVGSLAEYAYLRSELAGRRRVAVVGGGIRGCELAESLKRGGCEVSLLEAGPNLLAGRVPALSAQRIADALAAAGVHIRTEDGVQRIDQGMHELDVTTLGGQPLAVDVLVAALGTRPRVQLARAAGLDVATGIVVDAVMHSSAEGIHALGGCAEFEGRVFELGEDIETGAQVLADVLAGHTARMRWKARVRRLNLECCPVALCEPPPVAGEWHESATARGVRALFHDRAGALRGFALVGEPVGESSSLVGRVAR, from the coding sequence GTGAATGCACCGCTCGTGATCGTCGGCACCGGCTTCGCCGGCTATGCGCTGTTGCGTGCCTTGCGCCAGCGCGACCGCCAGCGCGCGATCCACATGATCGGCGCGGACGACGCCTCGGCCTATTCCAAGGACCAGCTCCCCGCGGGCCTCGCCCATCAGCGTGAGGCCGACGAACTGGTGATCGCGACCGCGGAGCAAATGGCCTACCGCTTCGAGGCCAGCATCACCCCGCGCCGCCGTGCGCTCGCGATCGACCTCGCCGGCCGCGTGCTGCGCACCGACAACCCTGCGCAGCCGGAGCTGCCGTGGTCGCAGCTGGTGCTCGCGACGGGCGCGGAATCGGTCCGGCCGGCGAACGTGCGCGGCAGCGCCGCCGCGGCCGTCCTCACCGTCGGCAGCCTCGCCGAGTACGCCTACCTGCGCTCCGAACTTGCCGGGCGCAGGCGTGTTGCCGTCGTCGGCGGCGGCATTCGCGGCTGCGAGCTGGCGGAAAGCCTCAAGCGCGGCGGCTGCGAAGTGAGCTTGCTGGAAGCGGGCCCGAACCTGCTTGCAGGCAGGGTCCCTGCCCTGAGTGCGCAACGCATCGCCGACGCGCTCGCCGCGGCCGGCGTGCACATCCGCACCGAGGACGGTGTGCAGCGCATCGACCAGGGCATGCACGAGCTCGATGTCACGACCCTGGGCGGCCAGCCGCTCGCCGTCGACGTGCTCGTCGCCGCGCTGGGCACCCGACCGCGCGTGCAGCTCGCACGGGCCGCGGGGCTGGACGTCGCCACGGGCATCGTCGTCGATGCGGTCATGCACAGCTCGGCCGAGGGCATTCACGCGCTGGGCGGCTGTGCGGAATTCGAGGGACGCGTGTTCGAGCTCGGGGAGGACATCGAAACCGGTGCGCAGGTGCTCGCCGACGTGCTCGCGGGGCACACCGCGCGTATGCGCTGGAAGGCGCGCGTCCGGCGCCTGAACCTGGAATGCTGCCCGGTGGCGCTGTGCGAGCCGCCGCCCGTCGCCGGCGAATGGCACGAATCGGCCACCGCCCGCGGCGTGCGCGCGCTGTTCCATGACCGCGCAGGGGCGCTGCGCGGTTTCGCGCTGGTCGGGGAGCCAGTCGGCGAAAGCAGCAGCCTGGTCGGCCGCGTCGCGCGCTGA
- a CDS encoding hydrogen peroxide-inducible genes activator: MTLTDLRYLIALAHERHFGRAAEKCHVSQPTLSVAIKKVEDELGVQLFERSATEVKITSTGQRIVAQAEKVLMEAAQIPEIAAAGKDPLSGPLRLGVIYTIAPYLLPRLIPRVHKLAPRMPLIIHENYTTRLLEALKRGELDVIVLSLPFDEAGVVAQPVYDEPFRVLMPATHPWTALEYIDPDKLADDQLLLLGAGNCFRDQVLEVCPHCRSVSGLQRTLEGSSLETIRHMVATGLGVTVLPSTAADDLPAQNALVAVRPFSDPEPSRRVVLAWRVTYPRSGAIDVLRTAILESDLPGVRPIGRAAPLELA; encoded by the coding sequence ATGACCCTCACCGATCTCCGCTACCTCATCGCCCTCGCCCACGAGCGCCACTTCGGCCGCGCGGCCGAAAAGTGCCATGTCAGCCAGCCCACGCTCTCGGTCGCGATCAAGAAGGTCGAGGACGAACTCGGCGTGCAGCTCTTCGAACGCAGCGCCACCGAGGTCAAGATCACCTCCACCGGCCAGCGCATCGTCGCCCAGGCCGAGAAGGTGCTGATGGAAGCGGCGCAGATCCCCGAGATCGCCGCGGCCGGCAAGGATCCGCTGTCCGGGCCGTTGCGCCTGGGGGTGATCTACACCATCGCCCCCTACCTGCTGCCGCGGCTGATCCCGCGCGTGCACAAGCTCGCGCCGCGCATGCCGCTGATCATCCACGAGAACTACACCACGCGGCTGCTCGAAGCGCTCAAGCGCGGCGAACTCGACGTCATCGTCCTGTCGCTGCCCTTCGACGAGGCGGGCGTCGTCGCGCAGCCGGTGTATGACGAGCCCTTCCGCGTGCTGATGCCGGCGACCCACCCGTGGACGGCGCTCGAGTACATCGACCCGGACAAGCTCGCCGACGACCAGCTGCTGCTGCTCGGCGCGGGCAACTGCTTCCGCGACCAGGTGCTCGAAGTGTGCCCGCACTGCCGCAGCGTCAGCGGCCTGCAGCGCACGCTGGAAGGCAGCTCGCTGGAGACGATCCGCCACATGGTCGCCACCGGCCTCGGTGTCACCGTGCTGCCCAGCACCGCCGCGGACGACCTGCCGGCGCAGAACGCGCTGGTCGCCGTGCGGCCCTTCTCCGACCCCGAACCCTCGCGACGGGTTGTGCTCGCGTGGCGCGTCACCTACCCGCGCAGCGGCGCGATCGACGTCCTGCGCACCGCCATCCTCGAGAGCGACCTGCCCGGCGTGCGCCCGATCGGGCGTGCGGCGCCGCTGGAGCTCGCCTGA
- the def gene encoding peptide deformylase: MALLPILRYPDPRLHTRAAPVAQVDDSIRQLVKDMAETMYEAPGIGLAATQVDVHKRVVVIDVSEDRSDLRVFINAEILEKSGEHIGEEGCLSVPGIYESVCRAERVRVKALDADGKPFELEADGLLAVCIQHELDHLEGKVFVEYLSPLKLGRIKTRLAKKARITA, encoded by the coding sequence ATGGCGCTATTACCGATCCTCCGCTATCCCGACCCCCGTTTGCACACGCGCGCCGCCCCGGTTGCGCAGGTGGACGATTCGATCCGTCAGCTCGTCAAGGACATGGCCGAGACGATGTACGAGGCGCCCGGCATCGGGCTCGCCGCGACCCAGGTGGATGTGCACAAGCGGGTGGTGGTGATCGACGTCAGCGAGGACCGATCCGACCTGCGCGTGTTCATCAACGCCGAAATCCTGGAGAAGTCCGGCGAGCACATCGGCGAGGAAGGTTGCCTGTCGGTGCCCGGCATCTACGAGAGCGTGTGCCGCGCCGAGCGCGTGCGCGTGAAGGCGCTCGACGCCGACGGCAAACCCTTCGAACTGGAAGCGGACGGCCTGTTGGCGGTGTGCATCCAGCACGAGCTCGATCACCTCGAAGGCAAGGTCTTCGTCGAATACCTGTCGCCGTTGAAGCTCGGCCGCATCAAGACGCGGCTGGCGAAGAAAGCGCGGATCACCGCGTGA
- a CDS encoding DNA topoisomerase III, whose product MSKQLIIAEKPSVAQDIARALGGFTKEKDYFESDEYVLSSAVGHLLELVVPDEYEVKRGKWTFAHLPVIPPQFALKPIEKTDDRLKLLTRLIKRKDVTGLINACDAGREGELIFNFIVQHAKSDKPVRRLWLQSMTANAIRDGFAQLRSAQEVEGLRQAAVCRAESDWLIGINGTRAMTAFNSKTGGFHLTTVGRVQTPTLAIVVEREQKIRQFKPRDYWELEASFGCQAGSYAGRWFDEKFRKPEGDEHATAFRLWDKAQAEAIKAKCDGKPGTVTEESKPSTQLSPLLFDLTSLQREANGRFGFSARVTLQIAQALYEKHKVLTYPRTDSRALPEDYLGSVKDVLRALPIEYAPFANEIAKKDWVKPNKRIFNNAKISDHFAIIPTGTLPKSLSEAEFKIYDLVTRRFLSVFYPAAEYRITTRITRVAGEAFKTEGKVLVNSGWLAVYGKEAVKDDEDGASGGGAQLCAVQPNETVSTDDILVKSLVTKPPARYNEATLLSAMEGAGKMVDDEELRAAMGERGLGTPATRAQIIEGLIAEQYIHREGRELIPSAKAFSLITLLKGLDVSALTSPELTGEWEHKLAQMERGQLSRPEFMREIAEMAREVVERAKRYESDTVPGDFVTLATPCPKCGGVVKENYKKFACQGCDWSAWKIVAGRQFEIDEIETLLRAGKVGPLMGFRSKMGRLFNAEIRLNDDKQPEFDFGQPKDDGEGAEPVDFSGQEALGACPKCAAPVYEHGMAYVCAKSVGPEKACDFRSGKVILQQPVEREQMAKLLADGRTDLLKGFVSTRTKRKFSAFLVRGADGKVGFEFEPKAPKAGAKTKAGDGADKEGSAAEAADKAKPAARKTGTRTRKEA is encoded by the coding sequence ATGAGCAAGCAACTGATCATCGCGGAGAAACCCTCGGTCGCGCAGGACATCGCCCGCGCGCTGGGCGGCTTCACGAAAGAAAAGGACTATTTCGAGTCCGACGAGTACGTGCTCTCATCGGCCGTCGGCCACCTGCTCGAGCTGGTGGTGCCCGACGAGTACGAGGTCAAGCGCGGCAAATGGACCTTCGCCCACCTGCCGGTGATCCCCCCGCAGTTCGCGCTCAAGCCGATCGAGAAGACCGACGACCGCCTGAAACTGCTGACGCGGCTGATCAAGCGCAAGGACGTCACCGGCCTGATCAACGCCTGTGACGCGGGCCGCGAGGGCGAGCTGATCTTCAATTTCATCGTGCAGCACGCAAAGAGCGACAAGCCGGTGCGCCGCCTGTGGCTGCAGTCGATGACGGCGAACGCGATCCGCGACGGTTTCGCCCAGCTGCGCTCGGCGCAGGAGGTCGAGGGCCTGCGCCAGGCGGCGGTGTGCCGCGCCGAGAGCGACTGGCTGATCGGCATCAACGGCACGCGCGCGATGACCGCGTTCAACTCCAAGACCGGCGGCTTCCACCTCACCACGGTCGGGCGTGTGCAGACGCCGACCCTGGCGATCGTCGTCGAGCGCGAGCAGAAGATCCGCCAGTTCAAGCCGCGCGATTACTGGGAACTGGAAGCTTCCTTCGGCTGCCAGGCCGGCAGCTACGCAGGGCGCTGGTTCGACGAGAAGTTCAGGAAGCCCGAGGGCGACGAGCACGCGACCGCCTTCCGCCTGTGGGACAAGGCGCAGGCCGAGGCGATCAAGGCGAAGTGCGACGGCAAGCCCGGCACGGTCACGGAGGAGTCCAAGCCCTCGACCCAGCTCTCGCCGCTGCTCTTCGACCTCACCAGCCTGCAGCGCGAGGCCAACGGCCGCTTCGGCTTCTCCGCGCGCGTGACGCTGCAGATCGCGCAGGCGCTGTACGAAAAGCACAAGGTGCTGACCTACCCACGTACCGATTCGCGCGCGCTGCCGGAGGACTACCTCGGCTCGGTGAAGGACGTGCTGCGCGCCTTGCCGATCGAGTACGCGCCATTCGCGAACGAGATCGCGAAGAAGGACTGGGTGAAGCCCAACAAGCGCATCTTCAACAACGCCAAGATCTCCGACCACTTCGCGATCATCCCGACCGGCACGCTGCCGAAGAGCCTGTCGGAAGCCGAGTTCAAGATCTACGACCTGGTGACGCGGCGCTTCCTGTCGGTGTTCTACCCGGCGGCCGAATACCGCATCACGACACGCATCACGCGCGTCGCGGGCGAGGCCTTCAAGACCGAGGGCAAGGTGCTGGTGAATTCGGGCTGGCTGGCCGTGTACGGCAAGGAAGCCGTCAAGGACGACGAGGATGGCGCCAGCGGCGGCGGCGCGCAGCTGTGCGCGGTGCAGCCGAACGAGACGGTATCGACCGACGACATCCTCGTGAAGTCGCTCGTCACCAAGCCGCCCGCACGCTACAACGAAGCGACCCTGCTCTCGGCGATGGAAGGCGCGGGCAAAATGGTCGACGACGAGGAGCTGCGCGCGGCAATGGGCGAACGCGGCCTGGGCACTCCAGCGACGCGCGCGCAGATCATCGAGGGCCTGATCGCGGAGCAGTACATCCACCGCGAGGGGCGCGAGCTGATCCCGAGCGCCAAGGCCTTCTCGCTGATCACGCTGCTGAAGGGCCTCGACGTGTCGGCCCTGACCTCGCCCGAGCTGACCGGCGAATGGGAGCACAAACTCGCGCAGATGGAGCGCGGCCAGCTGTCGCGCCCCGAGTTCATGCGCGAGATCGCGGAGATGGCGCGCGAGGTCGTCGAGCGTGCGAAGCGCTACGAGTCGGACACCGTGCCGGGCGACTTCGTCACGCTGGCTACGCCGTGCCCGAAATGCGGCGGCGTCGTGAAGGAGAACTACAAGAAGTTCGCCTGCCAAGGCTGCGACTGGAGCGCGTGGAAGATCGTCGCCGGGCGGCAATTCGAGATCGACGAGATCGAGACCCTGCTGCGCGCGGGCAAGGTCGGCCCGCTGATGGGCTTCCGCAGCAAGATGGGGCGGCTCTTCAACGCCGAGATCAGGCTCAACGACGACAAGCAGCCGGAATTCGACTTCGGCCAGCCGAAGGACGACGGCGAGGGCGCCGAGCCGGTGGATTTCTCCGGCCAGGAGGCCCTGGGCGCGTGCCCGAAGTGCGCCGCGCCGGTGTACGAGCACGGCATGGCCTACGTGTGCGCGAAGTCGGTGGGGCCGGAGAAGGCCTGCGACTTCCGCTCGGGCAAGGTCATCCTGCAGCAGCCGGTGGAGCGCGAGCAGATGGCGAAGCTGCTCGCCGACGGCCGCACCGACCTGCTCAAGGGTTTCGTGTCGACGCGCACCAAGCGCAAGTTCTCGGCCTTCCTCGTGCGGGGAGCGGACGGCAAGGTGGGCTTCGAGTTCGAGCCGAAGGCACCCAAGGCCGGAGCGAAGACCAAGGCCGGCGACGGAGCCGACAAGGAAGGCTCGGCGGCCGAGGCCGCCGACAAGGCCAAACCGGCTGCGCGCAAGACCGGCACGCGCACGCGCAAGGAAGCCTGA
- the dprA gene encoding DNA-processing protein DprA produces MEDDLSAWLRLTLLPGIGPERQRSLLAAFGLPAQVFAAGRSAIAAVAGADTADLLFAAPDEARIAAALAWAAEPGNHILTLADAAYPRGLLEIPDPPVLLYVKGDPALLAGSALAIVGARSATPGGVANAQAFAHHLAGAGLTIVSGLALGIDAAAHRGALEQADGKTVAVIGTGADRVYPARHQALAREIAQRGAIVSELALGTPALPHNFPRRNRLIAGLARGVLVVEAAVGSGSLITARLASECGREVLAIPGSIHSPLARGCHRLIRDGAKLVETAADVLDELAWGGTRAPAPPPARSPARGRKRAEEDASHALFPAPAPHADLPPEQAAVLDALGHDPLDVDTLAARSGLTLDALYAILLSLELDGRISRLPGGRFQRH; encoded by the coding sequence GTGGAGGACGATCTTTCCGCCTGGCTGCGGCTGACCCTCCTCCCCGGCATCGGGCCCGAACGCCAGCGCAGTCTGCTCGCCGCGTTCGGACTGCCCGCGCAGGTGTTTGCCGCCGGCCGCAGTGCAATCGCCGCGGTCGCCGGTGCGGACACCGCCGATCTCCTCTTCGCCGCGCCCGACGAGGCGCGCATCGCCGCCGCCCTCGCATGGGCCGCGGAACCGGGCAACCACATCCTCACCCTCGCCGACGCAGCCTATCCGCGCGGCCTGCTCGAGATCCCCGACCCGCCGGTGCTGCTGTACGTGAAGGGCGATCCGGCGCTGCTCGCCGGGAGCGCGCTGGCGATCGTCGGCGCCCGTTCCGCGACGCCGGGCGGCGTCGCCAATGCCCAGGCCTTTGCCCACCATCTCGCCGGCGCGGGGCTCACGATCGTCAGCGGACTTGCGCTCGGCATCGACGCCGCGGCCCACCGCGGCGCACTCGAGCAGGCCGACGGCAAGACCGTCGCGGTCATCGGCACCGGGGCGGACCGCGTCTATCCCGCCCGCCACCAGGCGCTCGCGCGCGAGATCGCGCAGCGCGGCGCCATCGTCAGTGAGCTGGCGCTCGGCACGCCCGCGCTGCCACACAACTTCCCGCGCCGCAACCGCCTCATCGCCGGCCTCGCCCGCGGCGTGCTGGTCGTCGAGGCGGCCGTCGGCAGCGGCTCGCTGATCACCGCGCGGCTCGCGTCCGAATGCGGGCGCGAGGTGCTCGCGATCCCCGGCTCCATCCATTCGCCGCTTGCGCGCGGCTGCCACCGCCTAATCCGCGACGGCGCCAAGCTGGTCGAGACGGCCGCCGACGTGCTCGACGAACTCGCCTGGGGCGGGACAAGGGCACCAGCCCCGCCGCCGGCCCGCAGCCCGGCACGGGGACGCAAGCGCGCGGAGGAGGACGCTTCGCACGCCCTGTTCCCTGCGCCTGCGCCGCACGCGGACCTGCCGCCGGAACAGGCCGCGGTACTCGACGCCCTGGGACACGACCCGCTCGATGTCGACACCCTGGCCGCACGCAGCGGCTTGACGCTCGATGCGCTCTACGCCATTCTGCTGTCACTGGAGCTCGACGGTCGGATCAGCCGACTCCCCGGCGGTCGCTTCCAGCGCCATTGA